The following coding sequences are from one Wenzhouxiangella sp. AB-CW3 window:
- the purE gene encoding 5-(carboxyamino)imidazole ribonucleotide mutase, with protein sequence MSSRALVGIIMGSKSDWATMEHAASTLEALEVPAEIRVVSAHRTPDAMFDYAETAEQRGIQVIIAGAGGAAHLPGMVAAKTAVPVLGVPVQSRTLNGLDSLLSIAQMPGGVPVGTLAIGKAGAINAALLAASILGNQDAGIRERYRQWRQRQTDSVLASTDPREQ encoded by the coding sequence ATGTCAAGCCGAGCACTGGTCGGCATCATCATGGGATCGAAAAGCGACTGGGCGACCATGGAGCATGCCGCCTCGACACTCGAAGCACTGGAAGTGCCCGCCGAGATTCGGGTGGTGTCGGCGCACCGTACGCCTGATGCCATGTTCGACTACGCCGAAACGGCCGAGCAGCGTGGTATTCAGGTCATTATCGCCGGTGCCGGTGGCGCCGCGCATCTCCCGGGCATGGTGGCGGCCAAGACTGCCGTGCCGGTGCTGGGTGTGCCGGTGCAATCGCGCACGCTCAATGGCCTGGATTCCCTGCTCTCTATCGCCCAGATGCCCGGCGGTGTGCCGGTTGGCACTCTGGCGATCGGCAAGGCCGGTGCAATCAATGCCGCTCTGCTTGCCGCTTCCATCCTTGGCAACCAGGATGCCGGCATCCGTGAGCGCTATCGCCAGTGGCGGCAGCGGCAGACCGATTCGGTACTCGCTTCAACCGACCCGCGCGAACAATGA
- a CDS encoding 5-(carboxyamino)imidazole ribonucleotide synthase: protein MKVGILGGGQLARMLAQAGLPLGLDFTIVDPKADACAGALGRRITAQWDDDAAVEALAACDRVTCDFENVPAKVLDALTGRTTVHPSARALAAGQDRLHEKRMFESLDIPVPSYAAVSSRPDLAEAVARIGFPAVLKTRRMGYDGKGQAVLRSDEDLEPAWQTLGGQDLILEGFVPFDFECAITVVRSASGEIRCYPLSRTVHRDGILQLALAPAPGHEDLQARAETMGRALADHLDYVGCLTLELFAVEGQLLANEFAPRVHNSAHWTIEGAQVSQFENHLRAVCGWPLGSTAARGQSLMINWIGQMPARERLLACAGLHWHDYGKSARAGRKVGHATLTEADGQGLETLMGALRPALDDQLALLLGGLMKDSA, encoded by the coding sequence ATGAAAGTCGGCATTCTGGGTGGGGGACAGCTGGCAAGAATGCTGGCCCAGGCGGGGCTGCCGCTGGGGCTGGATTTCACTATTGTCGACCCCAAGGCAGATGCCTGCGCCGGTGCGCTGGGGCGTCGGATCACGGCCCAGTGGGATGATGATGCCGCCGTTGAGGCGCTGGCGGCATGCGACCGGGTAACCTGCGATTTCGAGAACGTGCCGGCAAAGGTGCTGGATGCCCTGACGGGTCGTACCACGGTACATCCGTCGGCACGGGCGCTGGCAGCCGGACAGGATCGCCTGCACGAAAAGCGCATGTTCGAGTCGCTGGACATTCCTGTCCCTTCCTATGCTGCGGTGTCCAGTCGTCCGGACCTGGCCGAGGCGGTCGCGCGCATCGGTTTTCCGGCCGTGCTCAAGACCCGACGCATGGGGTACGACGGCAAGGGGCAGGCCGTGCTCAGATCGGATGAAGATCTGGAACCGGCCTGGCAGACGTTGGGTGGCCAGGATCTGATTCTTGAAGGGTTCGTGCCCTTCGATTTCGAGTGCGCGATCACCGTGGTGCGATCGGCCAGTGGCGAAATCCGCTGCTACCCGCTGTCTCGTACCGTGCATCGCGACGGCATTCTTCAATTGGCACTCGCCCCCGCGCCCGGCCACGAGGATTTGCAGGCCAGGGCCGAGACGATGGGCCGGGCACTGGCCGACCATCTCGATTACGTCGGCTGTCTGACTCTTGAGTTGTTTGCCGTCGAGGGGCAACTGCTGGCCAATGAATTTGCTCCACGGGTGCATAACTCCGCGCACTGGACCATTGAAGGAGCGCAGGTGTCGCAATTCGAGAATCACCTGCGCGCCGTATGCGGCTGGCCGCTGGGGTCCACGGCTGCGCGCGGGCAATCCCTGATGATCAACTGGATCGGCCAGATGCCTGCCCGTGAACGACTGCTGGCTTGTGCCGGGCTGCACTGGCATGACTATGGCAAGTCGGCCCGGGCCGGGCGCAAGGTAGGACATGCCACGCTGACCGAAGCGGATGGGCAAGGCCTGGAGACGCTGATGGGTGCGCTGCGGCCCGCGCTCGATGATCAGTTGGCGCTGTTGCTCGGCGGGTTGATGAAAGATTCGGCCTGA
- a CDS encoding Trm112 family protein, translating into MTIPAQLLDILCCPVSHEPLFPLGRKRLRSLNERIAGGDVQHVDGSTVTAPVADALITRDEKVVYIIEDGIPVLLPDRGIGTTQFNDPL; encoded by the coding sequence ATGACGATACCCGCTCAACTGCTTGACATCCTGTGCTGCCCGGTCAGTCACGAACCCTTGTTTCCGCTGGGCCGAAAGCGACTGAGATCGCTCAATGAGCGGATTGCCGGAGGTGATGTGCAGCATGTCGACGGCAGCACGGTCACCGCACCCGTAGCCGATGCCCTGATCACTCGCGATGAGAAGGTCGTCTACATCATTGAAGATGGCATTCCGGTCCTGTTGCCCGACCGGGGCATCGGCACGACCCAGTTCAACGACCCACTCTGA
- the metX gene encoding homoserine O-acetyltransferase MetX translates to MGPATRYFDLDEPFPLYRGGKLPGLRLAWESWGTLDEHRSNAVLIFTGLSPGAHAASSGQDPEPGWWEEMIGPGKYIDTDRFFVLCVNSLGSCMGSTGPASINPGTGRPWRLDFPDLAIEDIARATRLVVEDLGISRLHAVIGPSMGGLTTMAWLKQFPESTDKVSLISTACSATPMAIAIRSLQREAVVTDRNFRDGQYTEDAWPEVGMRLARKLGMISYRSAREWQQRFGRQFQDYFPPTLFGMRFKVESYLETHARKFVGQFDPCCYLYLSRAMDMFDACDGDNSLKALFRRSFTGKALVIGVETDLLFPLYQQRELAKALEASGSEVVFEALPSLQGHDAFLADIDTFGPPIRQWLQSG, encoded by the coding sequence ATGGGCCCAGCAACCCGATACTTCGACCTTGACGAACCGTTTCCGCTCTATCGGGGCGGAAAGCTGCCCGGCCTGCGCCTGGCCTGGGAAAGCTGGGGCACGCTGGACGAGCATCGCTCCAACGCGGTATTGATCTTCACCGGGCTCTCGCCCGGCGCCCATGCCGCATCATCCGGCCAGGATCCGGAACCCGGCTGGTGGGAGGAAATGATCGGCCCGGGAAAGTATATCGATACCGATCGATTCTTCGTGCTTTGTGTCAACTCCTTGGGCTCGTGCATGGGCTCCACCGGGCCGGCCAGCATCAATCCGGGCACGGGCCGCCCGTGGCGGCTCGACTTTCCCGACCTGGCCATCGAGGATATTGCTCGCGCCACCCGGCTGGTTGTCGAAGACCTCGGCATCTCGCGCCTGCATGCCGTCATCGGGCCGTCCATGGGTGGGCTGACGACCATGGCATGGCTGAAACAGTTTCCCGAGAGCACCGACAAGGTCAGTCTGATATCGACGGCCTGCTCGGCCACACCGATGGCCATTGCCATTCGCTCCCTGCAGCGGGAGGCGGTAGTCACCGATCGCAACTTCCGCGATGGGCAATACACCGAAGATGCCTGGCCTGAGGTCGGCATGCGCCTGGCCCGCAAGCTGGGCATGATTTCATACCGCTCGGCACGCGAGTGGCAACAGCGCTTTGGCCGCCAGTTTCAGGACTATTTCCCGCCGACGCTGTTCGGCATGCGCTTCAAGGTGGAATCCTACCTGGAGACCCACGCACGCAAGTTCGTCGGTCAATTCGACCCGTGCTGCTATCTCTACCTGTCACGGGCCATGGACATGTTTGATGCGTGCGATGGCGATAACAGCCTGAAAGCACTGTTCAGGCGCAGCTTTACCGGCAAGGCGCTGGTCATTGGTGTCGAAACCGACCTGCTGTTCCCGCTGTATCAGCAGCGCGAACTGGCGAAAGCCCTGGAGGCCAGTGGATCAGAGGTCGTGTTCGAGGCACTGCCCTCGCTTCAGGGCCATGATGCCTTTCTGGCCGACATCGATACCTTCGGCCCTCCAATCCGGCAGTGGCTGCAGTCGGGCTGA